Proteins found in one Pempheris klunzingeri isolate RE-2024b chromosome 6, fPemKlu1.hap1, whole genome shotgun sequence genomic segment:
- the LOC139202534 gene encoding ER degradation-enhancing alpha-mannosidase-like protein 3 isoform X2 — MLLRSYPLTTMPAALFFLMLLGALCSHGQAMSREERHRLRNQVVEMFDHAYQNYMDHAYPADELMPLTCRGRVRGLEPSRGDIDDALGKFSLTLIDTLDTLVLLNKTTEFEAAVRRVLSDVRLDNDIVVSVFETNIRVLGGLLGGHSMALMLKEGGQHMQWYQDELLHMAKDLGIRLLPAFNTSSGLPYPRVNLKFGVRGPETRTGTETDTCTACAGTIILEFAALSRFTGDPVFEAHARRALDFLWEKRQRNSNLVGTTINIHSGEWVRRDSGVGAGIDSYYEYLLKAYILLGDDLFLQRFNIHYASIMKYISQPPLLLDVHIHKPLLPARTWMDSLLAFFPGLQVLKGDIRPAIETHEMLYQVTKKHNFLPEAFTTDFRVHWAQHPLRPEFAESTYFLYKATGDPYYLEAGRTILDNLNRFARVPCGFAAMKDVRTGSHEDRMDSFFLAEMFKYLFLLFADAEDLPFDVEDYVFTTEAHLLPLSLSTAPHSSAIPSNRTSEEELDDSNFDWTCPNTRLLFPDPAFPRNLREPIRSAVDKSCPRPAPYREPGMGRPPLRAQDFMANNPEHLELLRRMGVSLIHLKDGRVQLVQHATQAVSAVAAEDGVRFMQEMMELSSQQQKEQLPPRAIQIVSHPFFGRVVLTAGPAQFGTDLSKSSIGARGFVTVAEPYSGCTEITNAEYVQGHIALLQRGQCMFAEKARHIQKAGAIGGIVIDDNEGSSSDTAPLFQMAGDGRNTDDITLPLLFLFHKEGNILLEALKEYREVEVLLSDKARDRGMDAQEAEEDCITEATTPTSFEPVGQSQMSMVELDELAPEEVTPSQEEVSPVDEDTSPAEEVRSPEEEASPTEADVEQPKEEERDSEKREEPGGDTDSSSQSVDELLADWREDLEAFQQMEKDEL; from the exons ATGTTACTGCGATCCTACCCACTTACCACAATGCCAGCCGCGCTGTTCTTCTTAATGCTGCTTGGAGCGTTATGCAGCCACGGACAGGCCATGTCACGGGAGGAGAGGCACAGGTTGAG GAACCAAGTGGTTGAGATGTTTGACCACGCATATCAAAATTATATG GACCATGCGTACCCAGCAGATGAGCTGATGCCACtaacatgcagaggaagagtaCGTGGGCTTGAACCCAGTCGAGGTGACATCGACGACGCTCTTGGAAA GTTCTCTCTGACCCTCATAGACACTCTGGATACGCTGGTG CTTTTGAACAAGACGACAGAGTTTGAGGCTGCAGTGAGACGAGTGCTGTCAGATGTGAGGCTGGACAACGACATTGTGGTGTCGGTTTTTGAAACGAACATTCGAGTTCTTGG gggTCTGTTGGGAGGGCACTCCATGGCTTTGATGCTGAAGGAGGGAGGTCAACACATGCAGTGGTACCAGGATGAGCTCCTGCATATGGCCAAAGACCTGGGCATCCGTCTACTGCCAGCCTTCAACACCAGCAGTGGCCTGCCTTATCCCAGG GTGAACTTGAAATTTGGTGTCAGGGGTCCTGAGACGAGAACTggcacagaaacagacaccTGTACTGCGTGTGCAGGAACCATCATCCTGGAGTTTGCTGCCTTAAGTCGCTTCACCGGGGATCCTGTGTTTGAA gcccatgCCCGGCGAGCCCTGGACTTTCTGtgggagaagagacagagaaacagcaatCTGGTGGGAACCACCATCAACATCCACTCTGGAGAGTGGGTCCGTAGGG acagTGGAGTCGGAGCAGGGATTGACTCATACTATGAATACCTGCTAAAGGCCTACATTCTCTTGGGAGATGACCTGTTCCTGCAGCGGTTCAATAtt CACTATGCATCTATAATGAAATACATTAGccagcctcctctgctgctggatgtCCACATCCACAAACCTCTGCTTCCAGCTCGCACCTGGATGGACTCCTTGCTGGCCTTCTTCCCTGGACTGCAG GTGTTGAAGGGTGATATCCGGCCTGCCATCGAGACCCATGAGATGTTGTATCAAGTTACAAAGAAACACAACTTCCTCCCAGAG GCCTTCACTACTGATTTCAGGGTACACTGGGCCCAACATCCCCTGAGGCCTGAATTTGCAGAGAGCACCTATTTCCTTTATAAG GCCACAGGAGACCCTTATTACTTGGAGGCAGGTCGCACCATCCTCGACAACCTCAACCGCTTTGCTCGTGTCCCCTGCGGCTTCGCTGCAATGAAGGACGTCCGCACCGGGAGCCacgaggacag AATGGACTCATTCTTCCTTGCTGAGATGTTCAAATACCTGTTCCTGCTCTTTGCTGATGCGGAGGACTTACCGTTTGACGTGGAGGACTACGTCTTCACTACTGAGGCACACCTGTTGCCCCTGTCCCTCTCCACAGCTCCTCATTCTTCAGCGATTCCCTCAAACAGAACG TCCGAGGAGGAACTGGATGACTCAAACTTTGACTGGACCTGCCCTAACACTCGCCTGCTGTTTCCTGACCCCGCCTTCCCTCGTAACTTGAGAGAGCCAATCCGTAGTGCTGTGGACAAGAGCTGCCCCCGCCCCGCTCCTTACCG GGAGCCTGGCATGGGCCGTCCTCCTCTGAGGGCCCAGGACTTTATGGCAAACAACCCCGAACAtctggagctgctgaggaggatgGGAGTCAGTCTCATCCACCTGAAAGATGGCAGAGTGCAGCTGGTCCAGCATGCTACACAG GCGGTGAGTGCGGTAGCAGCAGAGGACGGCGTACGCTTCATGCAGGAGATGATGGAACTGTCCAGCcagcagcagaaagagcagCTGCCTCCCAGAGCCATTCAGATCGTCTCGCATCCATTCTTTGGCAGAGTCGTGCTGACCGCTGGCCCAGCACAGTTTGGCACGGACCTGTCCAAAAGTTCCATAGGG GCGCGAGGCTTTGTGACTGTGGCTGAACCCTACAGTGGCTGCACTGAGATCACCAATGCTGAGTATGTCCAGGGCCACATCGCTCTGCTCCAGAGGGGTCAGTGTATGTTTGCAGAGAAGGCCAGACACATCCAGAAGGCTGGCGCCATTGGAGGCATAGTCATCG ACGACAATgagggcagcagcagcgacaCAGCTCCCCTGTTTCAGATGGCTGGGGACGGCCGCAACACGGACGACATCACCttgcctctcctcttcctcttccacaaGGAGGGCAACATCCTACTGGAGGCGCTGAAGGAGTacagggaggtggaggtgcTGCTCAGCGACAAAGCCAGAGACAGAG GTATGGATGCGCAAGAAGCGGAGGAAGACTGCATAACTGAGGCAACAACTCCCACCTCATTTGAACCTGTTGGCCAATCGCAAATGAGCATGGTGGAGCTTGACGAATTGGCTCCCGAGGAGGTGACTCCATCACAGGAGGAAGTCAGCCCTGTAGATGAAGACACCAGTCCTGCAGAGGAGGTCAGATCGCCGGAAGAGGAAGCCAGTCCTACAGAGGCTGATGTGGAACAGcccaaagaggaggagagagactctgagaagagagaggagcctGGGGGCGACACGGACTCAAGCAGCCAGTCAGTGGATGAACTGCTGGCTGATTGGCGGGAAGACTTGGAGGCGTTCCAGCAGATGGAGAAGGATGAGCTCTGA
- the LOC139202534 gene encoding ER degradation-enhancing alpha-mannosidase-like protein 3 isoform X1 — MLLRSYPLTTMPAALFFLMLLGALCSHGQAMSREERHRLRNQVVEMFDHAYQNYMDHAYPADELMPLTCRGRVRGLEPSRGDIDDALGKFSLTLIDTLDTLVLLNKTTEFEAAVRRVLSDVRLDNDIVVSVFETNIRVLGGLLGGHSMALMLKEGGQHMQWYQDELLHMAKDLGIRLLPAFNTSSGLPYPRVNLKFGVRGPETRTGTETDTCTACAGTIILEFAALSRFTGDPVFEAHARRALDFLWEKRQRNSNLVGTTINIHSGEWVRRDSGVGAGIDSYYEYLLKAYILLGDDLFLQRFNIHYASIMKYISQPPLLLDVHIHKPLLPARTWMDSLLAFFPGLQVLKGDIRPAIETHEMLYQVTKKHNFLPEAFTTDFRVHWAQHPLRPEFAESTYFLYKATGDPYYLEAGRTILDNLNRFARVPCGFAAMKDVRTGSHEDRMDSFFLAEMFKYLFLLFADAEDLPFDVEDYVFTTEAHLLPLSLSTAPHSSAIPSNRTSEEELDDSNFDWTCPNTRLLFPDPAFPRNLREPIRSAVDKSCPRPAPYREPGMGRPPLRAQDFMANNPEHLELLRRMGVSLIHLKDGRVQLVQHATQAVSAVAAEDGVRFMQEMMELSSQQQKEQLPPRAIQIVSHPFFGRVVLTAGPAQFGTDLSKSSIGARGFVTVAEPYSGCTEITNAEYVQGHIALLQRGQCMFAEKARHIQKAGAIGGIVIDDNEGSSSDTAPLFQMAGDGRNTDDITLPLLFLFHKEGNILLEALKEYREVEVLLSDKARDRAAIFKGKPLPGSLIEGSMDAQEAEEDCITEATTPTSFEPVGQSQMSMVELDELAPEEVTPSQEEVSPVDEDTSPAEEVRSPEEEASPTEADVEQPKEEERDSEKREEPGGDTDSSSQSVDELLADWREDLEAFQQMEKDEL; from the exons ATGTTACTGCGATCCTACCCACTTACCACAATGCCAGCCGCGCTGTTCTTCTTAATGCTGCTTGGAGCGTTATGCAGCCACGGACAGGCCATGTCACGGGAGGAGAGGCACAGGTTGAG GAACCAAGTGGTTGAGATGTTTGACCACGCATATCAAAATTATATG GACCATGCGTACCCAGCAGATGAGCTGATGCCACtaacatgcagaggaagagtaCGTGGGCTTGAACCCAGTCGAGGTGACATCGACGACGCTCTTGGAAA GTTCTCTCTGACCCTCATAGACACTCTGGATACGCTGGTG CTTTTGAACAAGACGACAGAGTTTGAGGCTGCAGTGAGACGAGTGCTGTCAGATGTGAGGCTGGACAACGACATTGTGGTGTCGGTTTTTGAAACGAACATTCGAGTTCTTGG gggTCTGTTGGGAGGGCACTCCATGGCTTTGATGCTGAAGGAGGGAGGTCAACACATGCAGTGGTACCAGGATGAGCTCCTGCATATGGCCAAAGACCTGGGCATCCGTCTACTGCCAGCCTTCAACACCAGCAGTGGCCTGCCTTATCCCAGG GTGAACTTGAAATTTGGTGTCAGGGGTCCTGAGACGAGAACTggcacagaaacagacaccTGTACTGCGTGTGCAGGAACCATCATCCTGGAGTTTGCTGCCTTAAGTCGCTTCACCGGGGATCCTGTGTTTGAA gcccatgCCCGGCGAGCCCTGGACTTTCTGtgggagaagagacagagaaacagcaatCTGGTGGGAACCACCATCAACATCCACTCTGGAGAGTGGGTCCGTAGGG acagTGGAGTCGGAGCAGGGATTGACTCATACTATGAATACCTGCTAAAGGCCTACATTCTCTTGGGAGATGACCTGTTCCTGCAGCGGTTCAATAtt CACTATGCATCTATAATGAAATACATTAGccagcctcctctgctgctggatgtCCACATCCACAAACCTCTGCTTCCAGCTCGCACCTGGATGGACTCCTTGCTGGCCTTCTTCCCTGGACTGCAG GTGTTGAAGGGTGATATCCGGCCTGCCATCGAGACCCATGAGATGTTGTATCAAGTTACAAAGAAACACAACTTCCTCCCAGAG GCCTTCACTACTGATTTCAGGGTACACTGGGCCCAACATCCCCTGAGGCCTGAATTTGCAGAGAGCACCTATTTCCTTTATAAG GCCACAGGAGACCCTTATTACTTGGAGGCAGGTCGCACCATCCTCGACAACCTCAACCGCTTTGCTCGTGTCCCCTGCGGCTTCGCTGCAATGAAGGACGTCCGCACCGGGAGCCacgaggacag AATGGACTCATTCTTCCTTGCTGAGATGTTCAAATACCTGTTCCTGCTCTTTGCTGATGCGGAGGACTTACCGTTTGACGTGGAGGACTACGTCTTCACTACTGAGGCACACCTGTTGCCCCTGTCCCTCTCCACAGCTCCTCATTCTTCAGCGATTCCCTCAAACAGAACG TCCGAGGAGGAACTGGATGACTCAAACTTTGACTGGACCTGCCCTAACACTCGCCTGCTGTTTCCTGACCCCGCCTTCCCTCGTAACTTGAGAGAGCCAATCCGTAGTGCTGTGGACAAGAGCTGCCCCCGCCCCGCTCCTTACCG GGAGCCTGGCATGGGCCGTCCTCCTCTGAGGGCCCAGGACTTTATGGCAAACAACCCCGAACAtctggagctgctgaggaggatgGGAGTCAGTCTCATCCACCTGAAAGATGGCAGAGTGCAGCTGGTCCAGCATGCTACACAG GCGGTGAGTGCGGTAGCAGCAGAGGACGGCGTACGCTTCATGCAGGAGATGATGGAACTGTCCAGCcagcagcagaaagagcagCTGCCTCCCAGAGCCATTCAGATCGTCTCGCATCCATTCTTTGGCAGAGTCGTGCTGACCGCTGGCCCAGCACAGTTTGGCACGGACCTGTCCAAAAGTTCCATAGGG GCGCGAGGCTTTGTGACTGTGGCTGAACCCTACAGTGGCTGCACTGAGATCACCAATGCTGAGTATGTCCAGGGCCACATCGCTCTGCTCCAGAGGGGTCAGTGTATGTTTGCAGAGAAGGCCAGACACATCCAGAAGGCTGGCGCCATTGGAGGCATAGTCATCG ACGACAATgagggcagcagcagcgacaCAGCTCCCCTGTTTCAGATGGCTGGGGACGGCCGCAACACGGACGACATCACCttgcctctcctcttcctcttccacaaGGAGGGCAACATCCTACTGGAGGCGCTGAAGGAGTacagggaggtggaggtgcTGCTCAGCGACAAAGCCAGAGACAGAG CAGCCATATTCAAAGGTAAACCTCTTCCTGGCAGCCTGATTGAGGGGA GTATGGATGCGCAAGAAGCGGAGGAAGACTGCATAACTGAGGCAACAACTCCCACCTCATTTGAACCTGTTGGCCAATCGCAAATGAGCATGGTGGAGCTTGACGAATTGGCTCCCGAGGAGGTGACTCCATCACAGGAGGAAGTCAGCCCTGTAGATGAAGACACCAGTCCTGCAGAGGAGGTCAGATCGCCGGAAGAGGAAGCCAGTCCTACAGAGGCTGATGTGGAACAGcccaaagaggaggagagagactctgagaagagagaggagcctGGGGGCGACACGGACTCAAGCAGCCAGTCAGTGGATGAACTGCTGGCTGATTGGCGGGAAGACTTGGAGGCGTTCCAGCAGATGGAGAAGGATGAGCTCTGA